Proteins encoded within one genomic window of Solea senegalensis isolate Sse05_10M linkage group LG11, IFAPA_SoseM_1, whole genome shotgun sequence:
- the tspan31 gene encoding tetraspanin-31: MVCGGFTCSKNALCSLNVVYMLVGLLLIGVAAWGKGFGLVSSIHIIGGVIAVGFFLLLIAIVGLIGAIHHHQVMLFFYMVILFIVFLFQFGVSCSCLAMNRGQQEALLNSTWGMLENKTKTDLESQLNCCGLLNVTDSRPQFELDVHNCPASCKKTTVCNSCGDRMLNHASEALKILGGVGLFFSFTEILGVWLAVRYRNQKDPRANPSAFL, translated from the exons ATGGTCTGTGGCGGTTTCACCTGTTCCAAAAATGCTCTCTGTTCCCTGAATGTGGTTTACATG CTGGTTGGGCTGCTGCTAATTGGAGTAGCAGCATGGGGGAAAGGATTTGGCTTGGTGTCGAGCATCCACATTATTGGAGGAGTCATTGCAGTGGGCTTCTTCCTGTTGCTCATTGCCATTGTAGGCCTCATCGGAGCGATACACCACCaccaagtgatgcttttcttt TACATGGTGATTCTTTTCATCGTCTTCCTCTTCCAATTCGGAGTTTCCTGTTCTTGCTTGGCGATGAACCGTGGGCAGCAG gagGCTCTTCTGAACTCTACTTGGGGAATGTTGGAGAATAAGACCAAGACAGACCTAGAGAGCCAGCTGAACTGTTGCGGACTGCTCAATGTGACCGACAGCCGGCCACAGTTTGAGCTGGATGTGCATAACTGCCCTGCT TCATGCAAAAAGACAACTGTCTGTAACTCCTGTGGGGATAGAATGTTGAATCATGCATCAGAGGCTCTGAAGATCCTTGGGGGTGTAGGCCTATTCTTCAGCTTCACAGAG ATCCTCGGAGTGTGGCTCGCTGTGCGCTACAGAAACCAGAAGGACCCAAGAGCAAATCCAAGTGCTTTCCTATAG